One region of Cyanobacteria bacterium GSL.Bin1 genomic DNA includes:
- a CDS encoding YbjN domain-containing protein, with protein sequence MTTDNQAGREELLTLEETNALLEEETSATHVEVIETVISSLDQNDTAMVSHRDGGHLWKFQYGSVEVFVQLTGDSDEDTLAVWSSVLKLPVKDEPRLMRKLLEMNWSETYETAFALYNQEVVVLTHRTVADLSPVEISRAITLVASIADDNDEALQAEFGDQ encoded by the coding sequence ATGACCACCGACAATCAAGCCGGAAGAGAAGAATTACTAACCTTAGAAGAAACGAATGCTTTGCTAGAGGAAGAAACCAGCGCCACCCATGTGGAAGTAATTGAAACCGTTATTAGCAGTCTGGATCAAAATGATACAGCAATGGTCAGCCATCGTGACGGCGGTCATCTTTGGAAGTTTCAGTACGGTAGTGTAGAAGTGTTTGTACAACTGACTGGTGACAGTGATGAAGATACGCTTGCGGTCTGGTCATCAGTCCTCAAACTTCCGGTCAAAGATGAGCCTAGGTTAATGCGCAAACTATTAGAAATGAATTGGTCAGAAACCTATGAAACTGCTTTTGCCCTTTATAATCAAGAGGTGGTCGTTTTAACCCATCGTACCGTCGCTGATTTATCCCCTGTGGAAATTTCTCGCGCTATTACCTTGGTTGCTTCAATCGCGGATGACAACGACGAAGCCCTACAAGCAGAATTTGGAGACCAGTAA
- a CDS encoding lipoate--protein ligase family protein: MTTTKPYKQNLETSNVWRFLPLIPASGEIQMAIDAWLLQQCQNQQHPPTLRFYTWCPAAISLGYHQKRFPDRWQQLAAQGTLDIVRRPTGGRAVLHQGDLTYAVVLSGISGKRLAVYEAICQFLITGWQQLGISLCYGNQGRGYRDVANCFQTATGADLVTSTGEKLIGSAQLRRGETVLQHGSMQLSPDPNLFQQVFQQTPPCLSLNVTQGEIITQLKAAAQVCFQMKLVTQPLSQSEWKAIETFIANYQLRSSR; the protein is encoded by the coding sequence ATGACAACGACGAAGCCCTACAAGCAGAATTTGGAGACCAGTAACGTTTGGCGATTTCTCCCACTGATCCCAGCATCAGGGGAGATCCAAATGGCCATTGATGCCTGGTTGTTGCAACAATGCCAAAATCAGCAGCATCCGCCAACTCTACGCTTCTACACTTGGTGTCCCGCAGCGATTTCCCTAGGCTATCATCAAAAACGCTTTCCAGATCGGTGGCAACAACTAGCAGCACAAGGAACCTTAGATATAGTGCGTCGCCCCACTGGCGGGAGAGCTGTTTTACATCAGGGAGACTTAACCTATGCCGTTGTTCTCTCCGGGATATCTGGAAAGCGTCTTGCAGTGTATGAAGCCATTTGTCAATTTTTAATTACGGGTTGGCAACAGTTAGGGATATCCTTATGTTATGGCAACCAAGGACGGGGCTATCGAGATGTGGCAAACTGCTTTCAAACCGCTACTGGTGCCGATCTAGTGACCAGTACGGGCGAAAAACTCATTGGTAGTGCCCAACTGAGGCGTGGAGAAACTGTGTTACAACATGGTTCGATGCAATTGTCTCCCGATCCCAATCTATTCCAGCAAGTCTTTCAGCAAACTCCCCCTTGTCTGAGCTTAAATGTAACCCAGGGAGAAATTATTACTCAGCTTAAAGCGGCTGCCCAAGTGTGTTTTCAGATGAAATTAGTTACTCAACCGCTCAGCCAATCAGAGTGGAAAGCCATCGAGACCTTCATTGCGAATTACCAACTCAGATCATCTCGATAA
- a CDS encoding HAD-IB family phosphatase, whose product MRKNNFPEYAIFCDFDGTITAEDTFTGMLKAVAPHLCDQYLPDIYAQKLTLREGVRQIIESIPSQSYSQMIDYVDDIPLRPGFVELVKFAIIHEIPFHVVSGGLKDMVERVLTQQKLGNRSLLEQVASISAVAIDTSQDYLQAISDYEGGTELVAKVDVMKQYPAGKTISIGDSITDLNIALNANISFARDRLARYLDAAERFYYPWDDFFTVQEQLNQLLAAEATIQSRGI is encoded by the coding sequence ATGAGAAAGAATAATTTTCCCGAATATGCAATTTTCTGTGATTTTGATGGAACCATCACGGCTGAGGATACTTTCACAGGAATGTTAAAAGCAGTCGCCCCCCATTTATGCGATCAATATTTGCCTGATATTTATGCTCAAAAATTGACATTGCGGGAAGGGGTGAGGCAGATTATCGAATCGATTCCGTCTCAATCCTACTCGCAAATGATTGATTATGTGGATGATATTCCCTTGCGTCCGGGATTTGTGGAGTTAGTAAAATTTGCCATCATCCATGAGATTCCCTTTCATGTGGTTTCCGGTGGCTTAAAAGATATGGTAGAACGGGTTTTAACTCAGCAAAAGCTCGGCAATCGCTCGCTATTGGAACAGGTGGCGTCGATTAGTGCGGTTGCTATTGATACGAGTCAGGATTATCTACAAGCCATTTCTGACTACGAAGGGGGAACGGAACTGGTGGCGAAAGTGGACGTGATGAAACAATATCCAGCCGGAAAAACCATTTCTATTGGTGACTCGATTACGGACTTAAATATTGCCTTAAATGCCAATATTAGTTTTGCGCGCGATCGCCTGGCGCGCTATTTGGATGCTGCAGAACGATTCTACTATCCTTGGGATGACTTTTTTACAGTCCAGGAACAGTTAAACCAATTGCTTGCAGCGGAAGCAACCATACAATCCAGAGGGATTTAA
- a CDS encoding HTH domain-containing protein, with product MTDTNLNTPIAISGREMEIIELVAAGLTNQEIAQKLEISKRTVDNHISNILTKTSTENRVSLVRWALQWGKVCLDEVNCCMLPTPQKEAP from the coding sequence ATGACGGATACCAACTTAAATACTCCCATTGCCATCTCAGGGCGAGAAATGGAAATTATTGAGTTAGTTGCAGCCGGTTTAACGAATCAAGAAATTGCGCAAAAATTAGAAATTAGCAAACGCACAGTTGACAATCATATTAGCAATATCTTGACCAAAACTTCCACTGAAAACCGAGTTTCCTTAGTGCGTTGGGCTTTACAGTGGGGCAAAGTTTGTCTCGATGAGGTGAATTGCTGTATGTTACCGACTCCGCAAAAAGAAGCCCCCTGA
- a CDS encoding diguanylate cyclase, translating to MEPDFQVHPPVILVVEDEKTLRLISKYALIQEGYIVQEASNGEEALAICDQTIPHLLLLDAIMPGMDGFTCCAEFHKRLGENCPPILMVTVLDDEESVDLAFEAGATEYITKPINWAVLRKRIYRLLKTQWALQELERRYQEAHQLSLELEKANRKLEYLARVDTLTQVANRRTFNERFQEEWNRSCRDSSPISLVLCDIDYFKPYNDYYGHQAGDSCLQKIAAILSKNCQRASDLVARYGGEEFALILGGINQEQATCLANKICNQVRKTAIPHAANPNGKYLTLSMGVATLIPNRYYKSSDLLTKADSALYQAKASGRDRVMTDYS from the coding sequence CTGGAACCAGACTTTCAAGTGCATCCTCCTGTGATTCTGGTTGTTGAAGATGAGAAAACTCTGCGTCTCATTTCTAAATATGCTTTGATTCAAGAAGGATATATCGTACAAGAAGCGAGTAATGGCGAGGAAGCATTAGCAATTTGCGATCAAACCATTCCTCATTTACTTTTATTGGATGCGATCATGCCAGGCATGGATGGATTTACCTGTTGCGCCGAATTTCACAAGCGATTGGGAGAAAATTGTCCGCCAATTTTAATGGTTACAGTTTTGGATGATGAAGAATCAGTAGATTTGGCGTTTGAAGCCGGTGCCACTGAATATATTACGAAACCGATTAATTGGGCTGTGTTACGAAAGCGGATTTACCGGCTTTTAAAAACCCAGTGGGCCTTACAAGAGTTGGAACGTCGCTATCAGGAAGCCCATCAATTAAGTCTGGAATTGGAAAAAGCGAATCGGAAACTAGAATATTTAGCGAGAGTAGATACATTAACACAAGTTGCCAATCGCCGGACATTTAACGAGCGCTTCCAGGAAGAATGGAACCGTTCGTGCCGTGACTCATCTCCGATTAGTCTGGTTTTATGCGATATTGATTATTTCAAACCATATAACGATTATTATGGACACCAAGCTGGGGACAGTTGCTTACAAAAAATTGCGGCAATTCTCAGCAAAAATTGTCAGCGAGCCAGCGATTTGGTTGCGCGGTATGGGGGGGAAGAATTTGCCTTGATTTTGGGAGGAATTAACCAAGAACAGGCGACTTGTCTCGCGAACAAAATTTGTAATCAGGTGCGAAAAACGGCAATTCCTCATGCTGCTAATCCGAATGGCAAGTATCTCACCTTGAGTATGGGCGTGGCGACTCTCATTCCCAATCGTTATTACAAAAGCAGTGACTTATTAACCAAAGCGGATTCTGCTTTATACCAAGCAAAAGCATCCGGGCGCGATCGCGTCATGACTGATTACTCTTAA